The Miscanthus floridulus cultivar M001 chromosome 6, ASM1932011v1, whole genome shotgun sequence genomic interval GATAGCCCTGGCAAAGACTGGCTAGGCTACTTTCTTTATTTCTTAACATCCTTGTTATTTTCTAAACTAATCCTGGTTTTTTATAGGTTTCTCAATACAGTCCACAGGGTACAAACTCACTCATTTGTCCCAAAGTAGGCAGTTGGAATTCGAACACACTTTGTTTGCATAGTGGACTTGTTATTTCCACtggaaacacatttcaagtttttaTTTGTGGTATTTAtatgggcctgtttggcagggctctggctcctctgaaaatggctccgACTCTGCCTCCTCTGAAGGAGCAGTTCCTCTGGAGGAGTtgaagccgttctggaaaacgtttggcaaaacggctccttcgcactagacgacgtgaacccaaaacaaggagccgcgcgaagctcgttttttaggcttctcctgcgcaggcaaaaaatggctccggctcttgaccggctccccatgcggagccctttctaaaacaggcgtttggcacagctcctgcaggagccggagttgaagcccctgcaggagccctgccaaagaggctctaTAAAACAAAACAACATTTCATTTGCATGAATAATAAATGAGGAACTTGTGTACATGATCCATAGAAGCAATAGGTATTTGTATACATACCAGCAATTTGTCAATAAGATCTCTTGCTTCAGCTGAAAAATACTCTGGAAATTTGAGGTCCCTTGCAATGATTCTCTGGAAAATTAACCACTCACTGGCATCTTTAAATGGCGAAGAGCCAGAAAGCATTTGGTACAGCGTGCATCCCAATGCCCATAAATCATTTCTGTAATGAAGTTCATAGTACAAATAAGTATCGGTCTACATTCTTTGCTCATATCACCACAAAGTGCAGGTTCCAGGCATGCATTCATCCCTTGGGCAATGAATGTTGCTAGCAATGTGAGCAACCAGACCTTTAAGTCTTCAGCATCTTATGCACGAATGTGCATTTAGATTACTGATGACTGTGAGGACAATGCAGTCTGAATATCTCACGTATCTAGTGTTGTCAATAATAGTGTGATGTTGATTCTTAATAATCCAGTAAACAACTCACACATATATAGAAACATACATGTATGATAAACAAAGACTTTGAGTATAATAAAGGAAAACAGATCTTCCTACTAGTAATGATTTGTTGTGGGTTTATCAGATGTAGGTTTACTCACCCAAAGGTTGCTGGTGCAGAGTTCAGGACCTCAGGTGGTACATAAGCGGCGGTTCCAACAAATGTACAGGCCCTTTCATCTGTACACAAACATTgggaaaacaaaaattaaaaagcaGGATATTCAGAATTCTATGATGATTCAGGGCAGTTTACGTTTTGTCTTACTTGTTGAATTTGGGAGAACTTTGATTGGAGTATCCCTTGTAAGCTTGACACTACCAAAATCAGCAATCTTGATGTGACCATCAGAAGTAAGCAGTAGATTTTCTGGCTGaaagaccaatgcagtcctttgTCAAATACGACATAAACATAAAGTGTCATGAGCAACTCCATCCTGATTTTCATTTCACACCTACCTTGACATCCCGATGAATTAGGCCGACGCCATGCAAATACTCCAATATATCGACGATTTCAGCAGCATAAAACCGTGCATCGTCCTCAGAGAGCCGACCTTTCTGCAACCGAATTATGAGCACAAGAAGCAAAGGCAGAACAGGAATAAACCACATTGTAAGCAGCTGGACACTAACCCGGACAATTTGGTCGAACAACTCCCCGCCTTCGCACGACTCCAGCGCCATGTCTACACGGCAAAAGAGACATGGTATTGATCCCAGGGCGGCATTACTTTACAATCGAATTAGTAGCTCTTCACCGTTAGTTCTGACTACTGCTGGTTGGTTGAGGGGCACTAACAGAGGGAGTATGTGTCCTGGAAAGTGAAGAAGAGCCTGATGACGCCCGGGTGGTCGAGCTGGTCGAGCACGATGCGCTCCATCTTGACGTAGGAGATCTTGTTCTCCTTGGTGATGAACTTCTTGTCCATGATCTTGAGCGCGTAGACGCGGCCCGTGTCCTTCTTCTTGGCCCGCACCACCTGTCATTATTTTTATCATCCCAACCTCGGTGAATAACCGCAATTCCCACGATCCAGGCGGCCGCGCAGACCACGGCACGCCCATGCAGTAAGCGAGTAGCGGTAAGAGAACCTTGGAGTACGAGCCGACGCCGTAGATCTTGCCGAGTACGAAGTCGTCGGCGGTGAACTGCTCCTGCGGCGCGCGGAAGGCGATCCCCCCGGcggcggtgggggaggaggaggaggcggcaggCGTCGCCGGGGAGGGCGAATGCGCGAGGCGCAGCCTGGCGGCGAAGTCCCGCTCCATgctgtcgtcgtcgccgccgaccGCCATGAGGCGAAGCGCGGGCGGTATATCTATAGGAGGAGGCGGGCGCGGGGACCGAGGAAGAAGGCGGGGAGGAGGCGGCGCGGCCTCCGATGGCGGAGGCGGTCAACGGGTGGAACCATCGGATTCGGCTTCGACGGGTGGGAAAGCGAAGCGGGAGGAATCGATGGGACTGCGACGGCCGCAGCCTTTGGGGGTCGGGGCCGGGGGCTCGCTGGGGCCGGGGCGCAGCCGCAGCGGCAGCGGCCCGGACGGAACGGAACGGGACGGGGCAGAGGAACGGAATCTGATCGATCGAATCACGCAACGCGACGCGAGGGGAACGAATGAGAATGAGCGGGAGATCAGAGATGGAGTGGTGCGGCCGGCGAGGTTCCTCTGCAGCTGTTGTTGCCTTGCGGTTGTCTCCTGTGCTTTGGACCTTTCGTGGGGTGTGTGTGATCGAATGATGGAAGAAGAGGATGAATGGGGCTCATTGGCGTCTTTACGACAACGCTGGCCCACACGCGTCCGTCGAGGCGTGATCCATCCGGACGGCTTGTTACCAGGCCTGTCCAATGATCGGGCCAACCGGGACCGCCGCGGGCACATTCACCACGTCGCCCACCCGCTGCAGGCCTTCTCCAACACGACAGCCTTCTCGAACCGCGGCCTTGTCGTCTGGACGTCGCGCCCTCACTCCACCTCGTAGCTACCGCACGCCCATCCCACGCCACTCGCTCCCACCCGTCGCGCTCGTTCATCCCACGCCGCCCGCTTGGCTGAGCCAAGACCGGTGCCGctagcgatggtggtggtggtggtgctcatgCGGCGCCGGCTCCGACCCCGACGGCTAGAATCGTCTGGCCCCGAGGCTCCCCCATGTTGCAAgcgcatgtttcatgtgttttacaTGTTTCGTAGGTATGCTTCAAGTATTTCAtgcagatgttgcaaaagtagatcaggatgttgtatatgttgcaatgattGTACACGTAGGTTGCAAATGTCTGTTTCCAatgtttcttttgtttttttcagacgtatgttgcaagtgtgtttatttgaatgttgcatatgtttcacacatatgttgcaattgttttatctggatgttcaTATGTTTGCatttgtttttcaagtgttttttcatgtgtttttgcatGTGTTTCAGGCGCATGTTTCGAATGTTTCAGCGGTTTtcgtacgtatgttgcaattatttcatgTTTCAAAAAGAGATCGAGGGTGTTG includes:
- the LOC136459528 gene encoding 3-phosphoinositide-dependent protein kinase 2-like, encoding MAVGGDDDSMERDFAARLRLAHSPSPATPAASSSSPTAAGGIAFRAPQEQFTADDFVLGKIYGVGSYSKVVRAKKKDTGRVYALKIMDKKFITKENKISYVKMERIVLDQLDHPGVIRLFFTFQDTYSLYMALESCEGGELFDQIVRKGRLSEDDARFYAAEIVDILEYLHGVGLIHRDVKPENLLLTSDGHIKIADFGSVKLTRDTPIKVLPNSTNERACTFVGTAAYVPPEVLNSAPATFGNDLWALGCTLYQMLSGSSPFKDASEWLIFQRIIARDLKFPEYFSAEARDLIDKLLDVDPSKRPGAGPDGYSSLKEHPFFRGIDWKNLRKTRPPKLAIDANANEDEDGQDSYWLAHMGSAAVNQQSNTAGNNGAPSSSEARSHISKLASIDSFDSKWQEFLDPGESVVLISKLKKINKLANKKVQLILTDKPQLICVDPSKMVAKGNIIWSDDPSELSVQVSDSSHFRICTPKKVSTFEDAKQRAWQWKKAIEDLQRSQRN